In one window of Gudongella oleilytica DNA:
- a CDS encoding IS1634 family transposase, with protein MYITISGKGSHRIVQLRDDRRVPGTDKRKAVIVKNYGNYEKLLAENPHIIEELKEEAKRLTREKNAESAPITLTVPTKEITSAEDVTSSFRFGHALIQNLWRELKLEKFFERYAGKRDPEELIQSIFYLLARRCTDPGSIYSCYQVQSQYAGHTEQTLDALYGVLDILAESKEDLIEFLSVFFQKKTKRKNGCAYYDVTTHSFESTKWGELRMFGFSKSHKNNEVQVVMGLLIDNNGIPVTYELFPGNTMDQSTLTKSVERLRELYRLEKITVVADRGLNSGTNLGYLCSQDHNFVISYTLKRSTQEFKKLALNPEGWKVTSVNKESGEVLTMEKVVEQTLEYKTEGLALDAPEGAEEGIKKKRGRPKKYQHHTVPVKIHLTWSAKRASKDRGDRQRMLEKLMKKMDKPYQMKAAVKRGVNQFLEMELETENWKISEEKIRESEKYDGYYAIITNNLELSTLEVVEIYRGLWRIEESFRIMKTDLQATPAFVWTDKHIEGHFALCFLALTIMRYLQYKIADHTGAQVSAANLMEALSGPTVITQGTYPSITVTPININQTYLDISKILGMAALRQNMTLTQFRSATKLNLVKNLE; from the coding sequence ATGTATATCACAATCAGCGGAAAAGGAAGTCATCGCATTGTCCAGTTGCGTGATGATCGACGAGTTCCAGGCACAGATAAAAGAAAAGCGGTCATCGTAAAAAATTATGGTAACTATGAAAAGTTGCTGGCAGAAAACCCTCATATCATTGAGGAACTGAAAGAAGAAGCAAAGCGCTTAACACGGGAAAAGAATGCTGAGTCTGCTCCAATTACCTTAACTGTGCCCACAAAAGAGATTACCTCCGCCGAAGACGTGACGTCTTCGTTCCGTTTCGGACACGCCCTGATTCAGAACCTCTGGAGAGAACTGAAATTGGAGAAGTTCTTTGAACGATATGCTGGAAAAAGAGATCCTGAAGAGCTAATACAAAGCATCTTCTACCTCTTGGCTAGGAGATGTACGGATCCCGGCAGTATTTACAGCTGTTATCAAGTACAGAGCCAATATGCTGGTCATACGGAACAGACTTTGGATGCACTCTATGGAGTTTTGGATATCCTAGCAGAGTCTAAAGAGGATCTCATTGAATTCCTATCTGTTTTCTTCCAGAAGAAAACGAAACGAAAGAATGGTTGCGCCTATTACGATGTCACCACTCATTCCTTTGAGAGCACCAAATGGGGTGAACTGAGAATGTTTGGTTTCTCAAAATCCCACAAAAACAATGAAGTTCAAGTAGTTATGGGACTTCTAATTGATAACAATGGGATTCCTGTAACCTATGAACTTTTTCCTGGAAACACTATGGATCAGTCAACTTTAACGAAGTCAGTGGAAAGACTGAGAGAGTTATATCGTTTAGAGAAGATCACAGTAGTCGCAGATAGAGGACTTAATAGTGGTACAAACCTAGGCTACCTATGCTCACAGGATCATAACTTTGTAATCAGCTATACGCTGAAACGATCCACGCAAGAGTTTAAAAAACTGGCCTTGAATCCAGAGGGATGGAAAGTGACTTCGGTAAACAAAGAGAGCGGCGAGGTTCTGACCATGGAGAAAGTGGTGGAACAAACATTGGAATACAAGACAGAAGGTCTAGCGCTGGACGCACCGGAGGGTGCGGAAGAAGGCATAAAGAAGAAGCGTGGACGACCTAAAAAGTATCAACACCATACTGTTCCGGTGAAGATCCATCTGACATGGAGCGCTAAAAGAGCGTCGAAAGACCGCGGTGATCGGCAACGAATGCTTGAAAAACTGATGAAAAAAATGGATAAGCCTTATCAGATGAAAGCAGCGGTGAAAAGAGGGGTAAACCAGTTCTTGGAGATGGAACTGGAGACAGAAAACTGGAAAATCAGCGAAGAGAAAATTAGGGAATCTGAAAAATATGATGGATATTACGCTATCATCACGAACAATCTAGAGTTATCAACCCTTGAAGTAGTTGAAATCTATCGTGGTTTGTGGAGAATCGAAGAGAGTTTTAGGATCATGAAGACAGATTTACAGGCGACCCCTGCTTTTGTTTGGACCGATAAACACATCGAAGGACACTTTGCATTGTGCTTTTTAGCCTTAACTATTATGAGATATCTACAGTATAAGATTGCAGATCACACTGGAGCGCAGGTATCCGCTGCAAATCTCATGGAAGCTTTGTCAGGACCTACCGTTATTACGCAGGGAACTTATCCCAGTATTACCGTAACCCCGATCAATATAAACCAGACATACCTGGACATCAGTAAGATTCTTGGCATGGCCGCACTCAGACAGAATATGACTTTGACTCAGTTTCGGAGTGCAACAAAATTGAATTTAGTGAAGAATCTAGAATAA
- a CDS encoding FprA family A-type flavoprotein: MRKVKIADGVHMFTLNVDNVLFEGIWELASGVTLNSYVVQGEKTAIIDGVIGWDGVPETLYKSLGEIGVDPKGIDYLIVNHMEPDHSGWISNFMKIKDDFTIVCTDKAAKMVSSFYGEDRIRVVKEGDTLDLGRGKVFSFHLVPNVHWPDTMYTYEKSTKTLFSCDMFGSFGKMGDHVFDDEMTPEEDVFFECEAIRYYSNVMTTFTPMLRKAIQKARELDITTIAPGHGPLYRNNVEKIMDDYSRYSQYAEGAGKNEITILWGSMYGMTGKAIAHAETILEREGIKYNKLEMPLESESEMVATVFKSAGVIIAAPTYEYKLFPPVATALDELGRKKVSNKAAFRFGSFGWSGGAEKELAEIIERNKMKWDFVPSVEFEGSPKEEDLRKIEEGILQLIGKMKGKIVE; the protein is encoded by the coding sequence ATGAGGAAGGTTAAAATAGCAGATGGAGTTCATATGTTTACACTGAATGTTGACAATGTTCTCTTCGAGGGGATCTGGGAGCTTGCAAGCGGGGTAACGCTAAATTCTTATGTGGTTCAAGGTGAAAAAACTGCAATTATCGATGGTGTCATAGGCTGGGATGGAGTACCTGAGACGCTTTATAAAAGTCTTGGAGAGATAGGTGTAGATCCAAAGGGAATTGACTATCTTATTGTAAACCACATGGAGCCCGACCATTCCGGTTGGATATCCAATTTTATGAAAATAAAGGATGACTTCACTATAGTATGTACTGATAAGGCGGCAAAGATGGTTTCTTCGTTTTACGGAGAAGACAGGATAAGGGTCGTAAAAGAAGGAGATACTCTTGATCTTGGCAGGGGCAAGGTTTTCAGCTTCCACCTGGTACCAAATGTACATTGGCCTGACACTATGTATACCTATGAGAAAAGCACCAAAACCTTATTCTCATGTGACATGTTCGGATCCTTCGGGAAGATGGGGGACCATGTATTCGATGACGAAATGACACCGGAGGAAGATGTTTTCTTCGAATGTGAAGCAATAAGATATTATTCAAACGTTATGACAACCTTTACACCTATGCTTAGGAAAGCTATTCAGAAGGCAAGGGAGCTGGATATTACGACGATCGCACCAGGGCATGGTCCGTTGTACAGAAACAATGTAGAGAAAATAATGGATGACTATAGCAGATATTCACAGTATGCTGAAGGGGCCGGGAAGAATGAGATCACGATTCTATGGGGATCCATGTATGGAATGACCGGAAAAGCAATAGCTCATGCTGAAACAATACTAGAAAGAGAAGGCATCAAGTACAACAAGCTTGAGATGCCTCTTGAGAGCGAAAGTGAAATGGTAGCTACAGTATTTAAATCTGCAGGGGTTATAATAGCAGCTCCAACCTATGAGTACAAGCTGTTCCCTCCAGTAGCTACTGCATTGGATGAGCTGGGAAGAAAGAAGGTAAGCAACAAGGCAGCATTTAGATTCGGTTCATTCGGATGGTCTGGAGGGGCTGAAAAGGAGTTAGCAGAAATAATTGAAAGAAACAAGATGAAATGGGACTTTGTACCTTCAGTTGAATTTGAAGGTTCACCAAAGGAGGAAGACCTTAGGAAGATAGAGGAAGGGATCCTTCAGCTTATCGGGAAGATGAAGGGAAAAATAGTGGAGTAA